One part of the Candidatus Aegiribacteria sp. genome encodes these proteins:
- a CDS encoding UDP-N-acetylmuramoyl-L-alanyl-D-glutamate--2,6-diaminopimelate ligase: MILSDLLRKTGIRIPGKLAPVEITSIEEDSRKVVPGSLFVAIRGFKTDGHLYIKQAISNGAAAVLTERQVFKEPRICVNPDHDNRRILSLISARFFGNPWDELVTVGITGTNGKTSTARMLHWILQKHDMQCGIMGTIGHLIGGESVRATVTTPGSLDTARMMREMVQKNDRCCVMEVSSHALSLSRVDDVEFDLALFTNITQDHLDYHRNMEEYLNCKKHLFDLIKKDGRAIIGTYSAGYPEIENAVTFGIRERDTYRIGEMSGGLGGISFLFHTDNASIPVEMSIPGKFNIYNAAGALSAAVELGIDPVSASESLGDFSGVPGRFQSVNLGQDFLVAVDYAHTPDALKRILTQASELTENRVIAVFGAGGDRDSSKRPVMGHIAESIADIVVITSDNPRTEPPGVIINEIIAGLDSGLSDNVIVEPDRRTAIRSAIGIAESGDVVIVAGKGHENYQILGKKRIHFDDREEAAAALREVL, encoded by the coding sequence ATGATCCTGTCAGATCTTCTTCGGAAAACCGGAATCCGGATTCCCGGAAAGCTTGCGCCTGTTGAGATAACTTCAATTGAGGAAGACTCAAGAAAAGTTGTCCCGGGATCCCTGTTTGTGGCGATAAGGGGTTTCAAGACCGACGGACATCTTTACATAAAGCAGGCTATCAGCAACGGTGCGGCAGCTGTTCTTACCGAACGGCAGGTTTTTAAAGAACCCCGTATATGCGTTAATCCAGATCATGATAATAGAAGAATTCTGTCCTTGATATCCGCCAGATTCTTCGGTAATCCATGGGATGAACTTGTTACCGTAGGCATAACTGGCACAAATGGAAAAACATCGACTGCCAGAATGCTTCATTGGATTCTTCAGAAGCATGACATGCAGTGCGGGATAATGGGAACAATCGGTCACCTCATTGGCGGGGAGAGCGTAAGGGCAACAGTTACTACACCCGGCTCCCTGGATACTGCTAGAATGATGAGAGAAATGGTTCAGAAGAATGACAGGTGCTGCGTTATGGAAGTGTCGAGTCATGCTCTTTCCCTCAGCAGGGTGGACGATGTGGAATTTGACCTGGCTCTGTTCACGAATATTACACAGGATCATCTGGATTATCATCGAAACATGGAGGAGTATCTCAACTGCAAGAAGCATCTGTTTGACCTTATCAAGAAGGATGGCAGAGCGATCATAGGTACATACTCAGCCGGATATCCCGAGATAGAGAATGCGGTAACATTCGGAATCAGGGAAAGAGATACATACCGTATCGGTGAGATGTCCGGTGGACTTGGTGGAATCTCATTCCTGTTTCATACGGATAATGCTTCAATCCCGGTTGAGATGTCTATTCCCGGCAAGTTCAATATTTACAATGCTGCAGGCGCTCTGTCAGCAGCTGTTGAGCTTGGTATCGATCCAGTATCAGCGTCTGAATCCCTCGGTGATTTCTCAGGTGTACCGGGAAGGTTTCAGTCGGTGAATCTGGGGCAGGATTTCCTGGTTGCGGTTGATTATGCCCATACTCCCGATGCTTTAAAAAGAATATTGACTCAAGCTTCGGAACTAACTGAAAACAGAGTTATCGCAGTCTTTGGCGCAGGTGGTGACAGGGATTCATCCAAGCGGCCTGTCATGGGGCACATAGCGGAAAGCATTGCGGATATTGTAGTGATTACAAGCGATAATCCCAGAACTGAACCGCCCGGTGTCATTATCAATGAAATAATCGCAGGACTCGATTCCGGGTTATCCGATAATGTAATTGTGGAACCTGACAGACGGACCGCCATCAGATCAGCCATCGGTATCGCTGAATCCGGAGATGTAGTAATAGTAGCCGGCAAGGGACATGAAAACTATCAGATCCTTGGGAAGAAACGGATTCATTTCGATGATCGAGAAGAGGCCGCCGCAGCATTGAGAGAGGTGCTGTGA
- a CDS encoding penicillin-binding protein 2 translates to MSVWNSEISPERRSARLKMLMVSTLIGFLIIVGRLVNIQIVHHQHYSDVACNQHTTLIDVEARRGRILDRNGYLLAGNRAVATFQIYWPEVPSEGIVLIDSLVRKLGEYSLVDFPAERRSGNQILAIDVPYQDAIVLMNSGLPPGVSVNVNQERTYPMGDIGAGIVGRFTAENSEGIEAWFNSDLQGIDGRLFIEKSATGRYNLTDPDADNTPAVDGQDIMLTIDARFQCIIMEELEIATDRFNCDWAAAVLVDPASGEVLAAGSVPVRAENGSLAMNHCFQGYHEPGSTFKIVAYAACIEEGLINEDDMFNCSDGFISVADHNISDAHEMGILTRDEILINSSNVGTVMLSRFLSDTTLCQYCSRFGFGLQTMIEYPDESRGILPYPGSPGWSGVSSAQIAIGQEVTVTPIQLALAYSVIANGGTLYYPRLLEASLDGDQWMSEESIVRSHPLSHETAETVRRTLRAVVEEGTGASAAVDGVAVGGKTGTAERLSGDSDYLSAFVGMVPADNPSFVLAVIIDGPDYEYRWGSASAAPVFSDITSRILAVEPELALGHRVGNRNLMAGVIE, encoded by the coding sequence ATGTCTGTATGGAACAGTGAAATTTCCCCCGAAAGGCGCTCCGCGAGACTGAAGATGCTTATGGTTTCAACTCTGATTGGTTTTCTTATTATTGTCGGGAGGCTTGTCAATATTCAGATCGTACACCATCAGCACTATTCCGATGTAGCATGCAATCAGCATACGACACTTATTGATGTGGAAGCACGAAGGGGAAGAATACTGGACAGAAACGGTTACCTTCTGGCCGGTAACAGAGCCGTTGCCACTTTTCAGATCTACTGGCCCGAAGTTCCTTCAGAAGGAATCGTTCTTATCGATAGTCTTGTACGGAAGCTGGGTGAGTATTCGTTGGTGGACTTCCCCGCTGAAAGACGTTCCGGCAATCAGATTTTAGCAATCGATGTTCCTTATCAGGACGCGATTGTCCTGATGAATTCGGGTTTGCCTCCGGGTGTAAGCGTTAATGTTAATCAGGAGCGCACTTATCCTATGGGTGATATTGGAGCCGGAATAGTTGGAAGGTTTACAGCTGAGAATTCAGAAGGAATAGAAGCATGGTTCAACTCAGACCTGCAGGGAATTGACGGCAGGCTGTTTATAGAGAAAAGTGCCACAGGCAGATACAACCTTACTGATCCCGATGCAGACAATACTCCAGCAGTTGATGGACAGGACATCATGCTCACTATAGATGCAAGATTCCAGTGTATTATTATGGAGGAACTTGAAATAGCCACTGACCGGTTCAACTGCGATTGGGCCGCTGCGGTGCTGGTTGATCCGGCAAGCGGGGAGGTTCTTGCAGCCGGCAGTGTGCCGGTAAGGGCTGAAAACGGGTCTCTGGCTATGAACCACTGCTTTCAGGGCTACCATGAACCGGGTTCAACATTCAAAATTGTAGCATATGCAGCCTGCATTGAAGAGGGTCTGATAAACGAAGATGACATGTTCAATTGCAGCGACGGGTTTATAAGTGTTGCAGATCACAATATCTCCGATGCGCACGAAATGGGGATTCTTACCCGCGATGAAATATTAATTAATTCCAGCAATGTGGGTACGGTAATGCTCTCCCGATTTCTTTCAGACACGACTCTCTGTCAGTACTGCAGCCGATTCGGATTCGGTCTGCAGACGATGATCGAATATCCTGATGAGTCGAGGGGAATATTGCCCTATCCCGGGTCTCCTGGATGGTCCGGAGTGTCTTCCGCTCAGATTGCCATAGGGCAGGAGGTAACGGTTACTCCTATTCAGCTTGCATTGGCATACAGTGTGATTGCCAACGGGGGAACCCTTTACTATCCGAGGCTTCTGGAAGCCAGCCTGGATGGAGATCAATGGATGAGCGAGGAATCAATCGTACGATCCCATCCCCTCTCACATGAAACCGCGGAGACTGTACGACGAACGCTGAGGGCTGTTGTTGAGGAAGGAACCGGTGCCAGTGCCGCTGTTGACGGAGTTGCCGTGGGCGGAAAGACAGGTACGGCGGAAAGGCTGAGCGGAGATAGTGATTACCTGAGCGCATTTGTGGGAATGGTTCCCGCTGATAATCCGAGTTTTGTCCTCGCTGTGATAATAGACGGCCCCGATTACGAATACAGATGGGGGAGCGCTTCGGCGGCTCCCGTGTTTTCTGACATTACATCAAGAATTCTTGCAGTTGAACCTGAACTTGCTCTGGGTCATAGAGTTGGGAACAGAAACCTTATGGCAGGGGTAATAGAATGA
- the rsmH gene encoding 16S rRNA (cytosine(1402)-N(4))-methyltransferase RsmH translates to MGAGRSKKDSRDSFRNEMGVLPHVPVMANEVVDFFADGPNEGLFVDGTAGAGGHLAMLSRAIPGMSFLAIDRDPAAVSILRSRFGDNPEVTVRRGSYTEIPDIMNEMGLPKASAALFDLGLSSIQLDEPSRGFSYRFEGPLDMRFDDSSGKTAAELLNRMSEKDIADIIYRYGEEGRSRRIAKAIVTNRPVRTTLELAAIINGSVKGSSYKVLSRVFQALRIAVNEELDQLNTLIDTLDSWTDTGARIAFITFHSIEDRRIKLLFRDDPLYKQHSPKWIIPGEDEVKENSRARSARLRMGIRI, encoded by the coding sequence ATGGGTGCAGGAAGATCGAAAAAAGACAGTCGGGACAGTTTCCGGAATGAAATGGGTGTACTGCCTCATGTGCCAGTTATGGCCAATGAGGTAGTTGATTTTTTTGCGGATGGCCCGAATGAAGGGCTTTTTGTAGATGGAACTGCTGGGGCAGGGGGGCATCTGGCAATGCTTTCAAGAGCAATACCGGGAATGAGTTTTCTGGCTATTGATCGCGATCCTGCGGCCGTATCGATCCTCAGAAGCAGGTTCGGCGATAATCCTGAAGTTACCGTACGGCGCGGGAGTTATACGGAGATACCCGATATCATGAACGAAATGGGATTACCGAAGGCGTCAGCTGCTCTTTTTGATCTGGGTCTTTCATCAATACAGCTTGATGAACCATCGAGGGGATTCTCATACAGGTTCGAAGGTCCCCTTGATATGAGATTCGATGATTCTTCGGGCAAAACCGCGGCAGAACTGCTTAACAGAATGTCCGAAAAAGATATAGCCGATATCATCTACAGATACGGTGAAGAGGGGAGAAGTAGAAGGATAGCAAAAGCGATTGTAACAAACAGGCCTGTAAGAACAACCCTTGAGCTTGCTGCGATAATAAATGGCTCTGTAAAAGGCAGTTCCTATAAAGTGCTTTCAAGGGTATTCCAGGCTCTTAGAATTGCCGTTAACGAAGAGCTTGATCAACTGAACACGCTTATAGATACCCTTGATAGCTGGACCGACACAGGTGCCAGAATTGCATTTATCACGTTTCATTCTATCGAGGACAGAAGGATCAAATTGCTTTTCAGGGATGATCCTTTATACAAGCAGCATTCACCCAAATGGATTATTCCAGGTGAGGACGAGGTAAAGGAAAACAGCAGAGCCAGATCAGCAAGGTTACGTATGGGGATAAGGATATGA
- a CDS encoding division/cell wall cluster transcriptional repressor MraZ — protein MSEYTGKHLHTLDDKGRVSVPAQFRRQLPKEGLFIGKGMEGSLILYPPEKWQKVRDALASLSRNSRRNRDIIREFSQYIRPVNIDGQGRITIPSDLIEVSGITHEVVFIGFLDSIELWAAQRYAGRKEEQVSSLEEAIEEIDIDIY, from the coding sequence ATGAGCGAATACACAGGAAAGCATTTACATACGCTTGATGATAAGGGCCGGGTAAGTGTACCCGCTCAGTTCCGAAGGCAGCTGCCCAAAGAAGGTCTCTTCATTGGGAAGGGTATGGAAGGAAGCCTCATTCTTTATCCGCCGGAGAAGTGGCAGAAGGTCAGAGATGCGCTTGCATCACTTTCCAGAAACAGCAGAAGGAACAGAGACATCATTCGCGAGTTCTCCCAGTACATTCGACCTGTGAATATAGATGGCCAGGGCAGGATTACTATTCCTTCCGATTTGATCGAAGTTTCCGGGATAACACACGAAGTCGTTTTCATAGGTTTTCTTGACTCAATCGAACTCTGGGCTGCCCAGCGTTATGCCGGACGGAAAGAGGAACAGGTATCCTCTCTGGAAGAAGCAATTGAGGAAATCGATATAGACATTTACTGA
- a CDS encoding polysaccharide biosynthesis tyrosine autokinase yields MDNDRPMNDSTFQEERESINISEYLWLLYHNKWLVLGFLIVSITASIWITSRTRPVYRSSATFIYDLSSNMTQTLNMSSVLWFEMDPKRNNQIQIIHSRSMAEAVADSIMRSPNTDSLLAIIYGDLGIPQNNLRGSLIGLARGSISVSNMKDTDFFILSATGYSPVAAATMANLVVQTYYRKNLADERGENTIVKEFLAEQLDIISLELAESEDSLTVFKEEYGIVSLSTETAQIVRNLSTFETAAATSRTEQGALQAQKVYYSDQLEIGRAGFAEDITCMNSTFIAQLERDIATLESSRASLIARGSSENDNVIMDMDSQISTRREALTRALEEAAYSQYPNDPAQSLQGIVSDLVTVESQLRAERIRESVLRSIILDLEDSISILPELELRLTRLERNWTVSENIYLLLRTKFEEVRIAEAGQIGNVTIVDTALPGGMIKPNKKRNLILGIFAGLAAGIGFIFLKEQLDSSIKNPEDIENLGIPVIGVIPKVHKSDVTLHGGEQGLIMITAPRQAASEAYRDLRTSLRFSAAEKGIHSILVTSAGPREGKSTTAGNLAVAFAQTGARILLVDTDLRRPVMHKIFGLEREPGFSEAIAGVVPIEEAVKATGVENLSVLTCGYIPHNPSELLGSKRFRNFLARLRESFDMVILDSPPVAVVTDPIVLSPEVDATLMVVGVKKIDRKVLKSAWEKLQRGSGYCAGAVLNQFDPINIYTSYSYYTYRYHYYYQDESRKKRRIKDLTRKKSE; encoded by the coding sequence ATGGATAATGACAGACCGATGAATGACAGTACTTTCCAGGAAGAACGGGAATCTATAAACATATCGGAATACCTGTGGCTTCTTTATCATAACAAATGGCTCGTTCTGGGATTCCTGATAGTTTCCATAACTGCGAGTATCTGGATAACTTCAAGAACGAGGCCCGTATACAGATCATCAGCCACATTTATTTACGATCTCAGCAGTAACATGACACAGACTCTCAATATGTCGAGTGTGCTCTGGTTCGAAATGGATCCCAAGCGGAACAACCAGATACAGATCATACACAGCAGAAGCATGGCCGAGGCGGTAGCTGATTCTATTATGAGATCTCCGAATACGGATAGTCTGTTGGCTATCATTTACGGTGACCTGGGGATACCGCAGAACAATCTGAGGGGTTCACTTATTGGATTGGCCAGGGGGAGCATCTCAGTCAGCAATATGAAGGATACGGATTTTTTCATTCTTTCAGCGACCGGTTATTCTCCCGTTGCCGCAGCCACAATGGCCAACCTTGTTGTCCAGACCTACTACAGGAAGAATCTTGCCGATGAACGGGGTGAGAACACAATAGTCAAGGAATTCCTTGCTGAACAGCTTGACATTATTTCATTGGAACTCGCTGAATCTGAGGATTCTCTGACCGTGTTCAAAGAGGAATATGGAATAGTAAGCCTGAGTACCGAAACAGCTCAGATCGTAAGAAACCTGTCCACCTTCGAGACCGCTGCAGCCACATCAAGGACGGAGCAGGGAGCGCTGCAGGCACAGAAGGTTTATTACTCAGATCAGCTCGAGATTGGCCGCGCGGGTTTCGCGGAGGATATCACATGTATGAATTCCACTTTTATCGCGCAGCTTGAACGGGATATAGCGACTCTAGAATCATCCAGGGCTTCGCTGATTGCCAGAGGCAGTTCAGAGAATGACAATGTTATCATGGATATGGACAGTCAAATCTCCACCAGAAGGGAAGCTCTTACACGGGCACTTGAAGAAGCTGCTTACAGTCAGTATCCCAACGATCCAGCCCAATCTCTTCAGGGAATTGTATCAGATCTGGTAACGGTTGAATCGCAGCTCAGAGCTGAGAGAATCAGAGAATCTGTTCTGAGAAGTATCATACTGGATCTTGAAGACAGCATATCGATTCTTCCCGAATTGGAACTGAGACTTACCAGGCTTGAGAGAAACTGGACGGTAAGCGAGAATATCTACCTGCTGCTTCGAACCAAATTCGAAGAAGTCAGGATTGCCGAGGCAGGTCAGATAGGTAATGTAACAATCGTAGATACCGCTCTTCCCGGCGGCATGATCAAGCCTAATAAAAAGCGAAATCTGATACTCGGAATATTCGCGGGACTTGCCGCGGGAATCGGGTTCATTTTCCTGAAGGAGCAACTGGATTCTTCTATTAAAAATCCCGAGGATATTGAGAATCTTGGCATTCCTGTTATAGGTGTTATTCCGAAGGTTCACAAATCCGATGTTACGCTTCACGGAGGTGAACAGGGGCTGATAATGATAACCGCTCCAAGGCAGGCCGCCAGCGAGGCGTACAGAGATCTCAGAACAAGCCTCCGTTTCAGCGCAGCCGAGAAGGGGATTCATTCGATTCTTGTCACCAGCGCAGGCCCAAGGGAGGGGAAATCCACTACAGCCGGTAACCTTGCTGTGGCTTTTGCTCAGACCGGAGCCAGGATTTTACTGGTGGATACTGATCTGAGGCGTCCCGTGATGCATAAAATCTTCGGCCTTGAGCGGGAACCAGGGTTTTCGGAAGCGATAGCTGGTGTTGTTCCTATAGAAGAAGCTGTTAAAGCCACAGGTGTTGAAAATCTATCTGTTCTTACATGCGGATATATACCGCATAATCCCTCAGAATTGCTCGGTAGCAAAAGATTCAGGAATTTCCTGGCGAGGCTCCGAGAATCATTCGACATGGTTATTCTTGATAGTCCCCCGGTTGCGGTTGTAACCGATCCCATTGTGCTGAGCCCTGAAGTGGATGCTACGCTTATGGTTGTGGGTGTGAAGAAGATCGATCGTAAAGTGCTGAAATCAGCGTGGGAGAAACTTCAGAGAGGATCCGGCTACTGCGCAGGTGCCGTTCTGAATCAATTCGATCCCATAAATATTTACACCTCGTATAGCTACTACACTTACAGGTATCACTATTACTATCAGGATGAATCAAGGAAAAAGCGCCGTATAAAAGACCTTACCAGGAAGAAATCTGAGTAA
- a CDS encoding nucleotide sugar dehydrogenase: MKFTDRLNGSEYPSVAIIGLGYVGLPLALEFVQGGCRVAGIDVDPEKPRLIGEGRSYLKTIPSERISAAVETGRIECTTDFSQMKDSDAVIICVPTPLGKSREPDLSFVTSTGREISKYLQPGQLIVLESTTYPGTTREQLVPILEESGLKAGEDFFVAFSPEREDPGNKTYNTRTIPKLVGALTPEGSVAAKMVYSFAVDDVVTVSSPEVAEMAKITENTYRAVNIALVNELKMLASRMGVDIWEVIEAASTKPFGFTPFFPGPGLGGHCIPIDPFYLTWKAHQFGMPTRFIELAGEVNTAMPTFVVSIITKALNDRQKSVNGSRILILGMAYKPDIDDIRETPALKVMDELLEMGAVVDYNDPYVGSIGETRQTQRRPVSVELTEDTLNRYDCAIIITNHSCYDYQWIVDNSSLIIDTRNACSEITGGKEKVVKA, from the coding sequence ATGAAATTCACTGACAGACTGAACGGCTCTGAATATCCATCCGTTGCAATTATTGGCCTTGGTTATGTCGGGCTTCCGCTGGCTCTGGAATTCGTTCAGGGAGGATGCAGGGTTGCTGGTATTGATGTTGATCCGGAGAAGCCCAGGCTTATTGGCGAGGGCAGAAGTTACCTGAAGACCATCCCATCTGAGCGGATCTCCGCTGCTGTTGAAACCGGCAGGATAGAATGTACAACTGATTTCTCGCAAATGAAGGATTCGGATGCCGTTATCATCTGTGTTCCCACCCCTCTTGGTAAATCCAGAGAACCCGATCTCAGTTTCGTTACCAGTACCGGTAGAGAAATTTCCAAATATTTGCAGCCCGGCCAGCTTATTGTGCTCGAATCGACAACATACCCGGGTACAACCAGGGAACAGCTTGTGCCGATCCTGGAAGAAAGCGGCCTCAAGGCCGGAGAGGATTTCTTCGTTGCGTTTTCTCCCGAGAGGGAGGATCCCGGTAACAAGACATACAACACAAGGACAATACCGAAACTCGTTGGCGCATTAACTCCCGAAGGTTCAGTGGCTGCGAAGATGGTCTACTCCTTTGCGGTTGATGATGTTGTTACCGTCAGTTCTCCAGAGGTTGCCGAGATGGCGAAGATAACCGAGAATACCTACAGGGCCGTAAACATCGCCCTTGTAAATGAGCTGAAAATGCTCGCTTCAAGGATGGGTGTTGATATTTGGGAAGTCATTGAGGCTGCTTCAACGAAACCCTTCGGCTTCACCCCGTTTTTCCCCGGGCCGGGACTTGGGGGGCACTGCATTCCAATCGATCCCTTCTACCTGACCTGGAAAGCACATCAGTTCGGAATGCCTACACGTTTTATCGAATTGGCAGGGGAGGTCAACACCGCAATGCCCACCTTCGTTGTCTCGATAATAACGAAGGCTCTTAATGACAGGCAGAAAAGCGTAAACGGAAGCAGGATACTAATCCTTGGCATGGCATACAAACCTGATATAGATGATATTCGAGAGACTCCGGCTCTCAAGGTTATGGACGAACTCCTCGAAATGGGAGCGGTAGTTGATTACAACGATCCCTATGTCGGGAGTATCGGTGAAACAAGACAGACTCAACGCAGGCCTGTTTCGGTAGAACTTACCGAGGATACTCTCAATAGATACGATTGTGCTATAATCATTACAAATCATTCTTGTTATGATTATCAGTGGATAGTTGACAATTCATCCCTTATTATTGATACAAGAAACGCATGTTCAGAGATAACGGGTGGTAAGGAGAAAGTAGTTAAGGCATGA
- a CDS encoding UDP-glucose/GDP-mannose dehydrogenase family protein yields MHIAVVGSGYVGLVAATCLSEMGNDVICVDNNIEKISNLNKGIIPIYEPGLRSMIERNTVENRLVFTTDISQAVKKSSIVFIAVGTPPDEDGSADLKHVLAVASDIAKYMDGSRIVVNKSTVPVGTADRVYAQIRKGTEYAVHVVSNPEFLKEGSAIDDFMKPDRVVIGTDSSEVAEVMKELYSPFVRTNNPVLVMSNRSAEMTKYVANSLLATRISFMNEIANMCDSVGADVHDIRIGIGSDRRIGSSFLFPGAGFGGSCFPKDIRALQKTAIENGVELRVLKAVTDVNMDQKKLLVRKVKDHFGDDLNGITIGVWGISFKPNTDDIREAPALTVIKGLLENGATVAVYDPQAIENVSGVLGNSVRYASSVYDAVTGADAMVLVTEWTEFREPDFPRMTEIMRKPVIFDGRNVFNPIKLKNLGFTYYGIGRNV; encoded by the coding sequence ATGCACATTGCAGTTGTGGGAAGCGGTTACGTAGGACTTGTCGCTGCAACCTGTCTTTCGGAGATGGGTAACGATGTTATCTGCGTAGACAACAACATAGAAAAGATAAGTAATTTAAATAAAGGTATAATCCCCATTTATGAACCCGGACTAAGATCCATGATAGAGCGTAACACTGTAGAGAATCGACTTGTTTTTACAACTGATATCTCGCAGGCTGTGAAAAAGAGTTCCATTGTTTTTATTGCTGTGGGAACACCTCCTGATGAAGATGGTTCAGCGGATCTTAAACATGTACTGGCTGTTGCTTCGGATATAGCGAAGTACATGGATGGATCCAGAATTGTTGTGAATAAAAGCACTGTCCCGGTCGGAACCGCTGACCGTGTCTATGCGCAGATTCGGAAGGGAACTGAGTATGCTGTGCACGTGGTCAGTAATCCTGAATTTCTGAAGGAGGGTTCGGCCATAGATGATTTCATGAAACCCGATCGAGTGGTGATAGGTACCGATTCCTCAGAAGTCGCGGAAGTAATGAAAGAACTGTACTCCCCCTTTGTCAGAACGAATAACCCGGTTTTAGTCATGAGCAACAGAAGCGCTGAAATGACGAAATACGTCGCCAACAGTCTCCTTGCGACCAGGATCTCATTTATGAACGAAATTGCCAATATGTGTGACTCCGTTGGCGCGGACGTTCATGATATCAGAATTGGAATTGGATCCGACAGAAGAATTGGCTCCAGTTTTCTGTTTCCCGGGGCCGGATTCGGTGGTTCCTGCTTCCCCAAGGATATCAGGGCACTCCAGAAAACAGCGATTGAAAATGGTGTCGAACTGAGAGTTCTAAAAGCTGTGACTGATGTTAATATGGATCAGAAGAAGCTTCTTGTCAGGAAAGTTAAAGACCACTTCGGCGATGATCTGAACGGCATCACAATTGGGGTTTGGGGAATCTCCTTCAAACCGAATACGGATGATATCAGGGAGGCTCCGGCTCTTACCGTTATTAAAGGATTGCTTGAAAATGGAGCAACTGTTGCGGTCTACGATCCTCAGGCAATTGAAAACGTTTCGGGCGTACTTGGTAATTCGGTAAGATACGCATCATCAGTGTATGATGCGGTAACGGGAGCCGACGCCATGGTTCTTGTTACAGAATGGACGGAATTCAGAGAGCCTGATTTCCCGAGAATGACTGAGATAATGCGAAAACCTGTTATTTTCGATGGCAGAAATGTGTTCAACCCTATCAAATTGAAAAATCTTGGATTTACTTACTATGGAATCGGGAGAAATGTATGA